A DNA window from Providencia huaxiensis contains the following coding sequences:
- a CDS encoding PepSY-associated TM helix domain-containing protein translates to MKHKQPLSLTRRLNQLHRSAGALFGVFLFVIFFTGCWSLGSDALRLWGNNVPLSGKLLPLEQLLALQPSATMIQLPEQHNPVITFCQSMGKCELSYSAISGKLVVLDSPTMWLVTLHKNLFMGFPGRIFISLFGFALVVLLITGLVIQRRRIATMLHLPRTTHLKGLLHDLHSWLGLWCYPWLVLFAFTGALSGLGALGTVSLGERAAPDNPHIIMKTLMGEFEPLKTPVSVAESSITAAVSALQQTVPSFIPQTLFKQGDTWVIGGVRDGQLSTSNFEQYQLDSKKRQLVAVRDSAQQGFWTRAFIAIQPLHYGQYQWLPKVSNTLSYLHFIAGLSGLILVSVGLAMWCWKRMHSLAARFIVGCCGGLLLSACVLLAVMPWFTALLPIHFFMVWGIACIASLLCKNAQFSLMISLFLSAILLLLAFIASYLFGSLPFSRINLVLLCGGIGLLLILFGCRKLSCTAKRARSGYERSITE, encoded by the coding sequence ATGAAGCATAAACAGCCTCTTTCCCTCACTCGTCGTTTAAACCAATTACATCGCAGTGCGGGGGCGCTATTTGGTGTTTTTCTGTTTGTGATCTTTTTCACCGGGTGCTGGAGCTTAGGCAGTGATGCATTGAGGTTGTGGGGTAACAATGTGCCACTTTCAGGTAAGTTATTACCACTCGAACAGCTCCTTGCGTTGCAACCAAGTGCAACCATGATCCAATTGCCAGAACAGCACAACCCAGTGATCACTTTTTGCCAAAGTATGGGGAAATGTGAACTCAGCTATAGCGCGATTAGCGGTAAATTGGTTGTATTAGATAGCCCGACAATGTGGCTAGTGACATTACATAAAAACTTATTTATGGGTTTTCCTGGACGTATTTTTATCAGTTTATTTGGTTTTGCATTAGTTGTCTTATTAATCACAGGGCTAGTGATACAACGTCGCAGAATAGCCACAATGTTGCACTTGCCACGCACCACACACTTAAAAGGATTGCTTCACGATTTACATAGCTGGCTTGGCTTATGGTGTTATCCGTGGCTGGTTTTATTTGCGTTTACCGGCGCATTATCGGGGTTAGGTGCGCTCGGAACCGTCTCCCTTGGGGAAAGGGCGGCACCGGATAATCCACACATTATCATGAAAACCTTGATGGGGGAGTTTGAGCCACTAAAAACACCCGTTTCTGTGGCTGAAAGCTCGATTACTGCGGCAGTCAGCGCATTACAGCAAACGGTCCCTAGCTTTATACCTCAAACCTTGTTCAAACAAGGTGATACGTGGGTGATTGGCGGTGTGCGTGATGGGCAGTTATCCACTTCTAATTTCGAACAATATCAACTTGATAGTAAAAAACGCCAGTTAGTTGCAGTGCGAGATTCTGCACAGCAAGGCTTTTGGACACGTGCTTTTATTGCCATCCAACCCTTGCATTATGGGCAATATCAATGGCTGCCTAAAGTAAGTAATACATTGAGTTACCTGCATTTTATCGCAGGGTTGAGTGGGCTGATATTGGTTTCTGTTGGCCTCGCCATGTGGTGTTGGAAAAGAATGCATAGCCTAGCCGCAAGGTTTATCGTGGGCTGTTGCGGTGGGTTGCTGTTGTCCGCATGTGTGCTGCTAGCCGTAATGCCATGGTTCACTGCTTTGCTGCCAATACACTTTTTTATGGTTTGGGGGATAGCATGTATCGCGAGTTTACTCTGTAAAAATGCCCAGTTTAGCTTGATGATATCCCTTTTTCTCTCTGCCATTTTGTTGCTACTCGCATTTATTGCCTCTTATTTGTTTGGCTCGTTGCCTTTTTCTCGTATCAATCTTGTTTTGCTATGTGGCGGAATAGGGCTGTTACTTATTTTATTCGGTTGTCGAAAATTGTCATGCACAGCAAAACGTGCACGGAGTGGGTATGAAAGATCTATTACAGAATAA
- a CDS encoding RhtX/FptX family siderophore transporter yields MKDLLQNKQLVVTLGLLYLAQGIPMGIAMDALPTFLRHDGGELKALAFLPLVGLPWVVKFLWASFVDNHWGKHLGRRKSWIIPMQIIVTVTMFALSTIGLSVANALPCIVLLFVASLASATQDIATDGMAAEQVSGTMLSKINAIQIAGVMAGFFVGGAGLMIMSESLGQHLALGVLACVPLLSLVFISLCPLKTPSITQEMNEKASLLKTVKRRGAPRLLLLTLLSAVTAVSGFGLAKLFLNDAGWSLAQIGKMGMAGGMVTLVLGCGGGAWLIGKIGVWRAFSFGLLFALLSSLLWLLQSFSGVSMSLVALCITFGSLSAGITSVAIMTAGMQFASRYQQAGTDMTAVQSTRDIGELVSSMMLVGLTAAVGYSGGFILGALIAFIALLVTFSHYRYVQRLEAEQV; encoded by the coding sequence ATGAAAGATCTATTACAGAATAAACAGTTAGTAGTGACGTTGGGGCTACTTTATCTTGCACAAGGGATACCGATGGGGATCGCAATGGATGCGTTGCCTACTTTTTTACGCCATGATGGTGGGGAACTGAAAGCATTGGCTTTTTTGCCATTAGTCGGCTTGCCGTGGGTGGTAAAGTTTTTATGGGCTTCGTTTGTTGATAACCATTGGGGGAAACATTTAGGCCGTCGTAAAAGCTGGATTATTCCAATGCAAATCATTGTGACGGTAACGATGTTTGCGTTAAGTACCATCGGGCTGTCAGTTGCGAATGCTTTACCCTGCATTGTTTTGTTGTTTGTCGCTTCACTTGCCAGTGCCACCCAAGATATTGCAACAGATGGTATGGCTGCGGAGCAGGTCAGTGGCACAATGTTATCAAAAATTAATGCGATACAGATAGCCGGGGTGATGGCGGGCTTTTTTGTTGGTGGCGCAGGGTTGATGATCATGAGTGAAAGTTTAGGCCAGCACCTTGCCTTGGGGGTTTTAGCTTGTGTACCGTTACTCAGTTTAGTGTTTATTAGTCTCTGTCCATTAAAAACACCATCAATTACACAGGAAATGAACGAGAAAGCGAGTCTATTAAAAACGGTTAAACGCCGTGGTGCTCCGCGTTTACTATTATTAACTTTGCTTTCTGCGGTGACGGCTGTTTCCGGTTTTGGTTTAGCCAAATTATTCTTAAATGATGCAGGTTGGTCATTAGCGCAAATTGGTAAAATGGGCATGGCTGGTGGAATGGTCACATTAGTACTAGGTTGTGGCGGTGGGGCGTGGTTAATCGGTAAAATCGGTGTGTGGCGCGCTTTCTCATTTGGTCTGTTATTTGCTTTACTCTCTTCACTATTGTGGTTGCTACAATCTTTCAGTGGCGTGTCAATGAGCTTAGTTGCACTGTGTATTACATTTGGCTCATTATCTGCGGGGATCACCTCGGTCGCGATAATGACAGCAGGGATGCAATTTGCATCACGTTATCAGCAAGCGGGTACTGACATGACCGCGGTACAAAGCACACGGGACATTGGGGAGTTAGTCAGTTCAATGATGCTTGTTGGTTTAACGGCAGCGGTAGGCTATTCAGGTGGGTTTATATTAGGAGCATTAATTGCTTTTATAGCGTTGCTAGTGACATTTTCACATTACCGTTATGTGCAAAGATTAGAAGCAGAGCAAGTTTAA
- a CDS encoding LemA family protein — translation MEKLIFFIIIAVIGYVFIRYFINIYNNIVFLNNNCHKAFANIDVLLKKQVELVPVLTQVADKAMAHEKQLFSELMASRQRYLSSTAIETKVDTANQYPSKIKPLIAVAEKYPTLISKAVLMELQTQVKHIEDQIADRREFFNQTVTLYNTDIHVFPNLIFARLFGFKNIPLLFSQQERSSW, via the coding sequence ATGGAAAAGCTTATTTTTTTCATCATTATCGCTGTTATTGGCTATGTTTTTATACGCTATTTTATTAATATTTATAATAATATTGTATTCTTGAATAATAATTGCCATAAGGCATTCGCGAATATTGATGTGTTATTAAAGAAGCAAGTTGAATTAGTTCCTGTATTAACCCAAGTTGCAGATAAAGCGATGGCACATGAAAAGCAGCTATTTAGTGAATTAATGGCAAGCCGCCAGCGCTATTTATCGAGCACCGCGATTGAAACCAAAGTCGATACCGCAAACCAGTACCCATCAAAAATAAAGCCACTGATTGCTGTCGCTGAAAAATATCCAACACTAATCAGTAAAGCGGTGTTAATGGAATTACAAACCCAAGTAAAACATATTGAAGACCAAATTGCAGACCGACGTGAGTTTTTCAACCAAACCGTCACACTCTACAATACGGATATTCATGTTTTCCCCAATCTTATTTTTGCCCGGTTATTTGGTTTTAAAAATATCCCCCTGCTATTTAGCCAACAGGAGCGTTCATCATGGTAA
- a CDS encoding LemA family protein, with protein sequence MAFIHLTQITYLGLKRINMTITLIVVFVLLLLAVGWGISIYNRLINARNQVSNQFANIDVILKQRADQIPQLVTITEKAMEHEKTLFTSLSDARQRYFNAQNMHEKIAASNEMNRALSSLVAIAENYPTLISGEQFTQLQIALSEVENKIAQRREGFNDATTEYNTAIQMFPDSLIANAFRFTALPLLDISEDEKKYHGVQFK encoded by the coding sequence ATGGCTTTTATACATTTAACTCAAATCACTTATCTTGGGTTAAAACGCATCAATATGACTATCACACTTATCGTTGTATTTGTTTTACTATTATTGGCCGTAGGCTGGGGGATCTCTATTTATAACCGCCTGATCAACGCTCGTAATCAAGTCAGCAATCAATTTGCCAATATTGATGTTATTTTAAAACAACGTGCAGACCAAATCCCGCAACTTGTTACCATCACAGAAAAAGCGATGGAGCATGAAAAAACATTATTTACTTCATTAAGTGATGCACGCCAACGCTACTTTAATGCCCAAAATATGCATGAAAAAATTGCGGCATCAAATGAAATGAACCGTGCACTCAGCAGTCTTGTTGCCATTGCAGAAAACTACCCGACTCTCATTTCTGGTGAGCAATTCACACAACTACAAATTGCCTTAAGTGAGGTTGAAAATAAAATCGCGCAGCGACGTGAAGGCTTTAATGATGCAACAACAGAATACAATACCGCAATACAAATGTTTCCAGATAGCCTGATTGCGAATGCCTTTCGTTTTACAGCACTGCCATTACTTGATATTTCTGAAGATGAAAAAAAATATCACGGCGTCCAGTTTAAATAA
- a CDS encoding helix-turn-helix domain-containing protein, translating to MRIYQTEISNTYIGLQLRKRRLQMGWTAHTLGKKSGLSQQQISRYERGTQNFTIHRLCIFANVLQCDLDYFLEQNIYENLSLVDINL from the coding sequence ATGAGAATATATCAAACTGAAATTTCAAACACCTATATAGGACTACAACTTCGTAAACGCCGCTTACAAATGGGCTGGACCGCACATACTTTAGGCAAAAAATCAGGCCTAAGCCAACAGCAAATTTCCCGTTATGAACGCGGTACGCAGAATTTTACCATTCATCGACTATGTATATTTGCTAATGTACTGCAGTGTGACCTAGATTATTTTCTTGAACAAAATATCTATGAGAACCTTTCTCTTGTCGATATAAATCTTTAA
- a CDS encoding O-antigen ligase domain-containing protein: protein MIIISRGLFFGIFIVWHLASLIYIDSLGSLRQSLPQNIISWLSISLTISIIAFTVFYRKIKIIITLPAICYCFSLAILMMGLISYQGENNSIDFWYCSGITVGVLLYIAGLQVRKKWLIQSFCIYCYITISVAQAFITAYQYIFEADIFYLASGMRSNGLSQQVNILSVNMAAACLLSLMTLVLSQFSLLSERYEKIRVVLLGTCILFFTLTLVVLQSVIAWLSFTVCTFIFICLFYKKNPLRVSSSYFIIAVAIFIGIYLIRLCPQYIATDIMNQFHLKQMLRFSITLFLENPYDAWEQPFLFENSYERTAIPFFSPKMYIVPHPHNEILLWLMTGGLTNLIFLSLLLTGGIYVVFQSFIKYKINGNGYPLAIILSITPIIIHNHVEYPFLLSVLHWGIVILFLSFSDAAFALEEQSLFYINKQLSYLFSFIIFIIGLGVFIIGLFLFNGEKSFYAQGSYHNESIAIRVSSSISLEKNNV from the coding sequence ATGATAATAATATCCCGAGGACTATTTTTTGGTATCTTTATTGTTTGGCACCTTGCTAGTCTTATTTATATCGATAGCCTAGGAAGCCTAAGACAATCATTACCACAAAACATTATTAGTTGGTTATCTATTTCCTTGACAATATCTATTATTGCATTTACTGTTTTCTATCGAAAAATTAAAATAATCATTACATTACCTGCTATTTGCTACTGTTTCTCTTTAGCCATTCTAATGATGGGATTAATATCTTATCAGGGAGAAAATAATAGTATTGATTTTTGGTATTGTTCTGGTATTACTGTTGGCGTATTACTCTATATTGCAGGGTTACAAGTGAGAAAAAAATGGTTAATACAATCATTTTGTATTTACTGTTATATCACTATTAGTGTAGCTCAAGCCTTTATCACTGCATATCAATATATATTTGAAGCCGATATTTTTTATCTTGCATCTGGTATGAGGTCAAATGGATTATCACAACAAGTTAATATATTATCAGTTAACATGGCGGCTGCATGCTTATTATCTCTAATGACTCTTGTGTTATCACAATTTTCGTTGTTATCTGAACGCTATGAAAAAATTAGGGTTGTATTACTTGGAACTTGTATTTTATTTTTCACATTAACTTTAGTTGTTCTGCAGTCTGTTATTGCTTGGCTAAGCTTTACTGTTTGTACATTTATTTTTATTTGCCTTTTTTACAAGAAAAACCCTCTACGTGTTAGTTCTAGTTATTTTATTATTGCTGTAGCAATTTTTATTGGAATTTATCTAATAAGGCTATGCCCTCAATACATTGCAACTGACATTATGAATCAATTCCATTTAAAACAAATGTTGCGTTTTTCTATTACTTTATTCTTAGAGAATCCTTATGATGCATGGGAGCAGCCTTTTTTATTTGAAAATAGTTATGAAAGAACAGCAATTCCTTTTTTCAGCCCTAAAATGTATATTGTTCCTCATCCACATAATGAAATATTACTCTGGCTGATGACTGGAGGACTCACTAATTTGATATTTTTATCTTTATTATTAACCGGAGGTATCTATGTCGTATTTCAATCTTTTATAAAATATAAAATTAACGGAAATGGTTACCCATTGGCAATCATTCTATCAATAACCCCTATTATTATACATAATCATGTTGAATACCCTTTTTTACTTTCTGTATTACACTGGGGGATCGTCATATTATTTCTATCATTCTCAGATGCCGCTTTCGCATTAGAAGAACAATCCCTATTTTATATTAACAAGCAACTATCTTATTTATTCAGCTTTATTATATTTATTATTGGATTGGGTGTATTTATTATTGGGCTATTTCTATTTAATGGAGAGAAATCTTTTTATGCACAGGGTAGTTATCATAACGAAAGCATAGCAATTCGAGTATCGAGTTCAATTAGCTTAGAAAAAAATAACGTATAA
- a CDS encoding adhesin translates to MKNIKIYSPLLLLLLLISLNSYSATRYSGSGGGYKMSLVSNNSVVSNTPAIGSDNNKYFLIAPANSSGIVINESTSQPYGSVYCTVNFLQGNYSAGLPWSYAYHRVFAYMPEAGFTIGGLTAYKINNNTFFTLYSENGITSGWRNISGRGCSNEAMGPLATSYFTVHFPFTVRVYVKDIPVDGKIVIPNAMIAGYTRLFQDYGTPDIYVPIDKATVKLDLTTSVINYPSNCRSSIDNLNIDHKTLDAYEFNSKETRTVTYTCDRVQPVKVKLTLDYATDSDPQKRLPLTSGNNTIYSELTLYDEQNNQSGKTFETTIDKVKNIMIESKVSGYDAEPGDYKGNAWLIATFI, encoded by the coding sequence ATGAAAAATATAAAAATATATTCACCATTACTTTTGTTACTACTCTTAATTAGCTTAAATTCCTATAGTGCGACCCGCTATTCAGGAAGTGGTGGTGGTTATAAAATGAGCTTAGTATCTAACAACTCCGTTGTTTCTAACACCCCAGCAATTGGAAGTGATAACAATAAATATTTTTTAATCGCTCCAGCAAATAGCTCCGGTATTGTTATTAATGAAAGTACATCTCAGCCTTATGGCTCTGTATATTGTACTGTGAACTTCTTACAAGGTAATTATTCCGCTGGTCTTCCTTGGAGCTACGCCTACCACCGTGTCTTTGCCTATATGCCAGAGGCAGGCTTTACTATTGGTGGGCTGACCGCATATAAAATAAACAACAATACATTTTTTACTCTTTATTCTGAGAATGGAATAACCAGTGGCTGGAGAAATATTTCAGGGAGAGGATGTTCTAATGAAGCAATGGGGCCATTAGCAACATCATATTTTACTGTTCATTTTCCTTTTACCGTTAGAGTTTATGTCAAAGATATTCCTGTTGATGGAAAAATCGTTATTCCAAACGCAATGATCGCAGGTTATACACGATTATTCCAAGACTATGGAACACCAGATATTTATGTACCTATTGATAAAGCCACCGTTAAATTAGACCTCACTACGTCGGTTATCAATTATCCGTCAAATTGCCGTTCTAGTATTGATAATTTAAATATTGATCACAAAACATTGGATGCTTATGAATTTAATAGTAAAGAAACTCGTACTGTTACCTATACATGCGATAGAGTGCAGCCAGTTAAAGTAAAATTAACTTTAGACTATGCCACAGACAGTGATCCACAAAAACGACTCCCTTTAACATCAGGAAATAACACTATTTATTCTGAGCTTACGCTTTATGATGAACAAAATAATCAAAGTGGAAAAACATTTGAAACAACAATAGATAAAGTAAAAAACATTATGATTGAAAGTAAAGTTTCAGGTTATGACGCCGAACCTGGAGACTACAAAGGTAATGCTTGGTTAATCGCCACATTTATTTAA
- a CDS encoding fimbrial protein, which translates to MKFICFSFPLISLLVSLGTQADVLISLSAKLVRPPCVLTAENGEKELVINFREVALDRLTEEKQSFGILIKQCELRKNLQVYLSPREGSTLTINNETVLATSINGLGIRFSEENKSNALNLNKWERIAPSVSGDTGKVVIQSQLVTNQAIENLTAGPFSAALSVMVDYL; encoded by the coding sequence ATGAAATTCATTTGTTTTTCATTCCCTTTAATTAGCTTATTAGTTTCCTTAGGTACTCAAGCGGATGTGCTAATTTCTCTTTCTGCTAAATTGGTTAGACCGCCATGTGTACTTACAGCAGAAAATGGCGAAAAAGAATTAGTCATTAATTTTCGAGAGGTGGCGCTAGACAGACTAACTGAAGAAAAACAGTCCTTTGGTATTCTCATTAAACAATGTGAACTTCGAAAAAACTTACAAGTTTACCTATCTCCTAGAGAAGGAAGTACTTTAACAATAAACAATGAAACCGTGCTTGCGACCTCTATTAATGGATTGGGTATTCGTTTTTCAGAAGAAAATAAAAGTAATGCGCTCAACCTTAATAAATGGGAAAGGATTGCTCCATCCGTAAGTGGTGATACAGGAAAAGTTGTTATTCAATCACAATTAGTCACTAATCAAGCTATTGAAAATCTCACTGCAGGGCCATTTAGTGCCGCTTTATCAGTGATGGTTGATTATCTGTAA
- a CDS encoding fimbrial protein, whose product MTRYSTLLFSLLFLTWNTSFANSLTVYFEGVLVPLGCRLSDDDTQKKIYLSGLRFSSIETLGRSDMQPFKLDIMDCSAMALNKTIKITLNTQNIETHNGINYLKTTGESNVLLALTDSRGKELELNTTIDVSTVTESGKGSVNTLLFGVYAQKPFSTRLKTGGFSSTVTFNLDYQ is encoded by the coding sequence ATGACTAGATACTCAACATTATTATTTAGCCTTTTATTCCTAACATGGAATACCAGCTTTGCCAATAGCCTAACCGTTTACTTTGAGGGTGTGCTAGTGCCTCTTGGTTGTCGGCTGAGTGATGATGATACACAAAAAAAAATATATCTTTCTGGGCTACGTTTTTCTTCAATCGAAACATTAGGACGTTCAGATATGCAGCCATTTAAGTTGGATATCATGGACTGTTCTGCAATGGCTTTGAATAAAACGATCAAAATAACGTTAAATACCCAAAATATTGAAACACATAATGGTATTAATTATTTAAAAACCACAGGTGAATCTAATGTTTTATTAGCTCTGACTGATAGTCGTGGTAAAGAACTGGAGCTTAATACAACAATTGATGTCAGCACAGTTACTGAATCAGGTAAAGGATCCGTTAATACACTTTTATTTGGTGTTTATGCTCAAAAACCCTTTAGTACTCGTTTAAAAACAGGGGGGTTTTCCTCAACTGTTACTTTTAACCTTGATTATCAATAA
- a CDS encoding fimbria/pilus periplasmic chaperone codes for MKLNSPFLLLTSVFTLTMSVISVTNAAVTLDRTRIIFDGNQSSINITIRNDNPELPYLAQSWLENALEQKLETGPIIATPPIQRMEPKSTSLVRLSTAPDIAKLPQDRESLFYYNLREIPPKSSEAGVLQIALQSRVKLFYRPENIVAQSKTDWTKHITLTTTSSGYTLNNPTPFYLTVIGLGNSQKQSEESDFDAVMVPPKSNQLIKSSKYSTPYLTYINDYGGKPSLAFKCQASKCSVTE; via the coding sequence ATGAAATTGAATTCCCCTTTTTTATTACTTACTAGCGTATTCACGCTGACTATGAGTGTAATTTCTGTTACGAATGCCGCGGTTACACTTGATCGCACTCGTATAATTTTCGATGGAAATCAGTCGTCTATTAATATTACGATCCGTAATGATAACCCGGAGCTACCTTATTTAGCCCAGTCGTGGTTGGAAAATGCGTTAGAACAAAAATTGGAAACAGGCCCTATTATTGCCACTCCGCCGATTCAGCGCATGGAGCCCAAATCAACTAGCCTAGTTCGCCTAAGCACCGCACCTGACATTGCAAAGTTACCGCAAGACAGGGAATCCCTGTTTTATTACAACCTGCGTGAAATCCCGCCTAAATCATCAGAAGCGGGTGTGTTGCAAATTGCATTACAAAGCCGTGTAAAACTATTTTATCGCCCTGAAAACATTGTTGCACAAAGCAAAACAGATTGGACGAAACATATAACATTAACAACAACATCATCGGGTTATACATTAAATAATCCAACACCATTTTATTTAACTGTAATTGGTTTAGGGAACAGCCAAAAACAATCCGAAGAAAGTGATTTTGACGCGGTTATGGTACCGCCGAAATCTAATCAACTGATTAAATCATCCAAATATTCAACACCTTACCTGACATATATCAATGATTATGGTGGAAAGCCTTCACTTGCTTTCAAATGCCAAGCTTCAAAGTGCAGTGTGACGGAATAA